The following coding sequences lie in one Haematobia irritans isolate KBUSLIRL chromosome 3, ASM5000362v1, whole genome shotgun sequence genomic window:
- the l(2)k05819 gene encoding transmembrane protein 94-like protein l(2)k05819 isoform X3 translates to MGRILEMPRNINQASSRSGGDTTSTKAGKNDSNATNIKEGFGLSTKVALARLHDEIDKILKVYEKKWEAESWYMKMRSAFVKRYDSPLGWSSIATSLLTTVALLIAQSYLAAFALTAILSLDLFVVIRENNLRRTEVYRKTRLILEDLDLAEKELCSEWQACNYPHNCCPMSPCVSLQWTYRDGVIVNLPWALLVKGDYIVLRPGHITPGPCSEVNGKRKFCDQEIYGVLQADVPPVKPVARTPLPDMVCCLENTPYLNNLKLILENCAKRPPTIYNQQRYLLVTKYIQQWGFICAITVTLFVGILRLHGFGISSESIYHETWRDVLIEAPGAAVIPMLPLIFPLLWISMNLWGVARLQCFLRTPQLVVGKDSEKSFEEDDMPSFDYENLALHRSKVFRNWLQLWRGNSELLPRSANLVQVLGSITALCCVDKKGILSWPNPTAEKVFFLHDTDEDDLEEKSCQTSMNSETDMPDHAVPKGNGIVAEVLDLTHDQHCPFRLEFDDQEWKNHIKSLKPLGLAILLNTCSPLTHVHYAQFCGHVTAVAMLDTNLVPVTNRYEIVESSMKSFLHGRCLCELAKQIGFTDHATDRFSLEGQLATYRHLQPDVVRRDIRFARQLQLSSKVKVPFPHSLSVVMRENPGGYLSLFTQGTADIILDYCDDFWDGIDLRPLSPQDRKKALDFYQRSALTAYCTAFAYRPLRHGINGALSGGPNNGGSLAYLELPPESKLRMQHVDKLHCDFECGGGHGKLSHSISTDSLLFSEGKEEDINDVEGCFEMQCHQVFIGMVTMQYQAQTDIVQLVERLERACIRFVHFSKENELRSRVFSEKMGLESGWNCHISLLSETDDKSGNAAMQSPKTMGNVVTDDESSDLNYLLPPVTNLESSKTLSSSAPGAISDHDCTLLNANGGNHETYSNESLAGSRESHESSNDRRRQSQDSALDENCRSISILTESTEQSAPVHFDMSNRAKLPRGIENIRPHLEKVDNVPLQVSLFTDCSAEATRQMLDIMQSYGEIVVCLGSSASNANAEIFLQADCSIAVEPLYPQVCQDIEAYTEANIMNNKLKAKRKKMSASTPLDLADEHGVAEELLETGQYGGCSSSSRPMQCPGNTVSPIYLSRLLNSLPCSISVKREDPLSLVAIIELSRRFSSGLWNCIQFWACCAGSLSLINILSACLSLRPILTPLMVIYLMSIPVPLISLALAHIDLDPKIMNRATGKKQTEYDSRVFGFVLWCYGCKFLAPVLIMILSYCAFMDHPFKIMDVEEDDKHINLEIARIFAMLGILLHFATVSASFVHRDHSMWQKNPFRNSIWALSCFCILLFHTLVCIGQILCDDELRDQVAEAWPAIVFLFCGIFISLIVSEICKWQEIKINTRYQRRARLDFGTKLGMNSPF, encoded by the exons ATGGGGAGAATACTTGAAATGCCAAGAAACATAAATCAAGCATCATCGAGGAGTGGTGGTGATACAACTTCTACAAAAGCTGGAAAAAATGATAGCAATGCAACAAATATCAAGGAGGGCTTTGGATTAAGCACAAAAGTTGCTCTGGCTCGTCTACATGATGAGATCGACAAAATCCTTAAAGTGTACGAAAAGAAATGGGAGGCCGAGAG TTGGTACATGAAAATGCGTTCTGCATTTGTCAAACGCTATGATAGCCCCTTGGGATGGTCTTCGATTGCCACATCACTCCTTACTACTGTGGCATTGCTTATCGCCCAATCATATTTGGCAGCTTTTGCTCTAACAGCTATCTTATCATTGGATTTATTTGTTGTAATACGCGAAAATAATCTACGGCGAACAGAAGTCTATCGAAAAACACGATTAATATTGGAGGATTTAGATTTGGCCGAAAAAGAATTATGTAGTGAATGGCAAGCTTGTAATTATCCCCACAACTGTTGTCCCATGTCACCATGTGTTTCGCTACAATGGACTTATCGCGATGGTGTTATTGTTAATTTACCATGGGCATTGTTGGTCAAGGGTGATTACATTGTTCTGAGACCGGGTCATATAACGCCCGGACCGTGTTCTGAAGTTAATgggaagagaaaattttgtgatcaaGAGATCTATGGAGTATTGCAAGCTGATGTCCCACCAGTGAAACCAGTAGCACGAACTCCATTACCCGATATGGTTTGTTGTTTGGAAAATACGCCGTACTTAAACAACTTGAAATTGATActggaaaattgtgccaaacggCCACCAACAATATATAATCAACAAAGATATttg TTGGTCACTAAATATATTCAACAATGGGGCTTCATATGCGCCATAACCGTTACTCTCTTTGTTGGTATTCTAAGATTGCATGGTTTTGGCATATCATCAGAATCCATATATCATGAGACTTGGAGAGATGTCCTCATTGAAGCACCAGGTGCCGCTGTTATACCAATGTTGCCTTTAATATTTCCTCTTCTGTGGATTTCAATGAATCTTTGGGGTGTTGCACGATTGCAGTGTTTTTTGAGAACTCCGCAACTTGTAGTGGGCAAGGACTCGGAGAAATCCTTTGAAGAAGATGATATGCCCTCGTTTGATTATGAGAACTTGGCATTACATCGTTCAAAAGTGTTTCGTAATTGGCTGCAATTGTGGCGTGGCAACAGTGAACTATTGCCAAGATCGGCGAATTTGGTTCAAGTTTTAGGTTCCATAACGGCATTGTGTTGTGTAGATAAAAAGGGTATATTGTCTTGGCCCAATCCAACAGCTGAAAAAGTATTCTTCTTGCATGACACCGATGAAGATGATTTGGAAGAGAAAAGCTGTCAAACTTCAATGAATTCCGAAACAGATATGCCCGATCATGCTGTGCCAAAGGGTAATGGTATAGTGGCTGAAGTATTGGATCTAACACATGATCAACACTGTCCATTTCGTTTGGAATTTGACGATCAAGAATGGAAGAATCATATAAAATCATTGAAACCATTGG GCCTAGCAATACTTCTTAATACTTGTTCTCCTTTGACCCATGTACATTATGCTCAATTTTGTGGTCATGTCACTGCCGTTGCTATGCTAGATACAAATTTAGTTCCTGTCACAAACCGGTATGAGATCGTAGAATCCAGTATGAAAagctttttgcatgg ACGGTGCCTTTGCGAATTGGCCAAACAAATAGGTTTTACTGATCATGCCACTGATCGTTTTAGTTTAGAGGGCCAACTGGCCACCTATAGACATTTG CAACCTGATGTGGTGCGTCGTGATATACGTTTTGCTCGTCAGTTGCAATTGTCATCCAAGGTTAAGGTGCCATTTCCTCATTCATTATCGGTGGTAATGCGCGAAAATCCCGGTGGCTATTTATCACTATTCACCCAAGGAACTGCTGACATTATTTTGGATTACTGTGATGATTTCTGGGATGGTATAGATTTGCGTCCTCTGTCGCCACAAGATCGTAAAAAGGCCTTGGATTTCTATCAACGCAGTGCATTGACTGCCTATTGTACTGCTTTTGCCTATCGGCCCCTGAGACATGGCATTAATGGTGCCCTTAGTGGCGGACCCAACAATGGTGGAAGTTTGGCTTATCTTGAGTTGCCACCGGAGTCGAAATTGCGTATGCAACATGTCGATAAATTGCATTGTGACTTCGAATGTGGCGGTGGCCATGGCAAATTAAGCCATAGCATTAGCACTGACTCTTTGTTGTTTTCGGAAGGAAAAGAGGAAGACATTAACGACGTGGAGGGATGCTTTGAGATGCAGTGTCATCAGGTGTTTATAGGCATGGTGACAATGCAGTATCAGGCTCAGACAGATATAGTACAGTTAGTGGAACGTCTGGAAAGGGCCTGTATACGTTTTGTCCATTTCAGTAAAGAGAACGAATTGCGGTCCCGTGTCTTTTCCGAGAAAATGGGTCTGGAATCCGGTTGGAATTGCCACATTTCATTGTTGAGTGAAACGGACGACAAATCGGGCAATGCGGCGATGCAATCGCCCAAAACTATGG GTAATGTTGTCACAGACGATGAATCATCCGACCTGAATTATTTGCTACCGCCTGTTACCAATCTTGAGTCTTCCAAAACGTTAAGCTCCTCCGCCCCAGGTGCTATATCCGATCACGACTGTACCCTTTTAAATGCCAATGGAGGAAATCATGAGACTTATTCTAATGAGAGTTTGGCTGGTTCCCGTGAATCCCATGAATCCAGCAATGACAGACGACGCCAATCCCAAGATTCGGCTTTGGATGAAAATTGCCGTTCCATAAGTATTCTAACCGAGAGTACAGAGCAAAGTGCCCCGGTACACTTTGATATGTCCAATCGGGCAAAATTACCCAGGGGCATTGAAAATATAAGACCCCATTTGGAAAAAGTAGATAATGTTCCTTTGCAAGTATCCTTGTTTACTGATTGTTCGGCAGAAGCTACTCGGCAAATGTTGGATATAATGCAGTCGTATGGTGAAATAGTAGTTTGTCTAGGTTCATCAGCCtcaaatgctaatgctgaaataTTTCTGCAGGCCGATTGTAGCATTGCCGTGGAACCCTTGTATCCCCAAGTGTGTCAGGATATTGAAGCTTATACCGAAGCGAACATAATGAACAATAAGCTAAAAGCAAAACGTAAGAAAATGTCGGCATCCACACCGCTAGACTTGGCAGACGAACATGGTGTTGCCGAAGAATTGTTGGAGACCGGACAATATGGAGGATGTTCAAGTAGTTCACGACCCATGCAATGTCCTGGAAATACTGTTTCACCCATTTATTTGAGTCGCCTACTAAACTCACTACCTTGTTCCATATCAGTTAAACGGGAAGATCCTCTATCACTGGTTGCCATCATCGAATTGTCAAGGCGTTTCTCATCTGGCCTCTGgaattgtatacaattttgggCTTGCTGTGCAGGCTCTTTATCACTGATCAATATTCTAAGTGCTTGTCTGAGTTTACGACCAATCCTAACACCTCTTATGGTTATATATCTGATGTCCATACCGGTTCCTTTAATTTCATTGGCATTGGCGCATATCGATTTGGATCCGAAAATTATGAATAGAGCTACGGGTAAAAAACAAACGGAATATGATTCAAGAGTATTTGGATTTGTTTTATGGTGTTATGGATGTAAATTCCTCGCTCCAGTATTAATTATG ATTCTTTCATATTGTGCATTTATGGATCATCCCTTCAAAATAATGGATGTGGAGGAAGATGATAAACATATCAATCTGGAAATTGCACGTATCTTTGCCATGTTGGGTATATTATTACATTTTG CTACGGTGTCGGCTTCCTTTGTTCATCGTGATCATTCGATGTGGCAAAAAAATCCATTTCGTAATAGCATTTGGGCCTTGAGCTGTTTTTGCATTCTTCTGTTTCATACTTTGGTGTGTATCGGGCAAATTCTATGTGACGATGAGTTACGAGATCAAGTTGCCGAAGCTTGGCCCGCTATAGTTTTTCTATTTTGTGGCATTTTTATAAGTCTGATTGTATCGGAAATTTGTAAATGGCAAGAAATAAA AATTAATACCCGTTATCAAAGACGTGCACGTTTGGACTTTGGTACTAAATTGGGTATGAATTCTCCATTTTAA
- the l(2)k05819 gene encoding transmembrane protein 94-like protein l(2)k05819 isoform X2 translates to MGRILEMPRNINQASSRSGGDTTSTKAGKNDSNATNIKEGFGLSTKVALARLHDEIDKILKVYEKKWEAESWYMKMRSAFVKRYDSPLGWSSIATSLLTTVALLIAQSYLAAFALTAILSLDLFVVIRENNLRRTEVYRKTRLILEDLDLAEKELCSEWQACNYPHNCCPMSPCVSLQWTYRDGVIVNLPWALLVKGDYIVLRPGHITPGPCSEVNGKRKFCDQEIYGVLQADVPPVKPVARTPLPDMVCCLENTPYLNNLKLILENCAKRPPTIYNQQRYLLVTKYIQQWGFICAITVTLFVGILRLHGFGISSESIYHETWRDVLIEAPGAAVIPMLPLIFPLLWISMNLWGVARLQCFLRTPQLVVGKDSEKSFEEDDMPSFDYENLALHRSKVFRNWLQLWRGNSELLPRSANLVQVLGSITALCCVDKKGILSWPNPTAEKVFFLHDTDEDDLEEKSCQTSMNSETDMPDHAVPKGNGIVAEVLDLTHDQHCPFRLEFDDQEWKNHIKSLKPLGLAILLNTCSPLTHVHYAQFCGHVTAVAMLDTNLVPVTNRRCLCELAKQIGFTDHATDRFSLEGQLATYRHLQPDVVRRDIRFARQLQLSSKVKVPFPHSLSVVMRENPGGYLSLFTQGTADIILDYCDDFWDGIDLRPLSPQDRKKALDFYQRSALTAYCTAFAYRPLRHGINGALSGGPNNGGSLAYLELPPESKLRMQHVDKLHCDFECGGGHGKLSHSISTDSLLFSEGKEEDINDVEGCFEMQCHQVFIGMVTMQYQAQTDIVQLVERLERACIRFVHFSKENELRSRVFSEKMGLESGWNCHISLLSETDDKSGNAAMQSPKTMGKTDLTTMPTNVNSVSANPPITSSSHVNTTNITTVHTTTSTTNSSTCATTTTNNNNNLNNPTIIATTTTNSTSNNRSSVISHNANDFIMTSTNTTTTAIITTTSATSDIHDNPIAINILGNVVTDDESSDLNYLLPPVTNLESSKTLSSSAPGAISDHDCTLLNANGGNHETYSNESLAGSRESHESSNDRRRQSQDSALDENCRSISILTESTEQSAPVHFDMSNRAKLPRGIENIRPHLEKVDNVPLQVSLFTDCSAEATRQMLDIMQSYGEIVVCLGSSASNANAEIFLQADCSIAVEPLYPQVCQDIEAYTEANIMNNKLKAKRKKMSASTPLDLADEHGVAEELLETGQYGGCSSSSRPMQCPGNTVSPIYLSRLLNSLPCSISVKREDPLSLVAIIELSRRFSSGLWNCIQFWACCAGSLSLINILSACLSLRPILTPLMVIYLMSIPVPLISLALAHIDLDPKIMNRATGKKQTEYDSRVFGFVLWCYGCKFLAPVLIMILSYCAFMDHPFKIMDVEEDDKHINLEIARIFAMLGILLHFATVSASFVHRDHSMWQKNPFRNSIWALSCFCILLFHTLVCIGQILCDDELRDQVAEAWPAIVFLFCGIFISLIVSEICKWQEIKINTRYQRRARLDFGTKLGMNSPF, encoded by the exons ATGGGGAGAATACTTGAAATGCCAAGAAACATAAATCAAGCATCATCGAGGAGTGGTGGTGATACAACTTCTACAAAAGCTGGAAAAAATGATAGCAATGCAACAAATATCAAGGAGGGCTTTGGATTAAGCACAAAAGTTGCTCTGGCTCGTCTACATGATGAGATCGACAAAATCCTTAAAGTGTACGAAAAGAAATGGGAGGCCGAGAG TTGGTACATGAAAATGCGTTCTGCATTTGTCAAACGCTATGATAGCCCCTTGGGATGGTCTTCGATTGCCACATCACTCCTTACTACTGTGGCATTGCTTATCGCCCAATCATATTTGGCAGCTTTTGCTCTAACAGCTATCTTATCATTGGATTTATTTGTTGTAATACGCGAAAATAATCTACGGCGAACAGAAGTCTATCGAAAAACACGATTAATATTGGAGGATTTAGATTTGGCCGAAAAAGAATTATGTAGTGAATGGCAAGCTTGTAATTATCCCCACAACTGTTGTCCCATGTCACCATGTGTTTCGCTACAATGGACTTATCGCGATGGTGTTATTGTTAATTTACCATGGGCATTGTTGGTCAAGGGTGATTACATTGTTCTGAGACCGGGTCATATAACGCCCGGACCGTGTTCTGAAGTTAATgggaagagaaaattttgtgatcaaGAGATCTATGGAGTATTGCAAGCTGATGTCCCACCAGTGAAACCAGTAGCACGAACTCCATTACCCGATATGGTTTGTTGTTTGGAAAATACGCCGTACTTAAACAACTTGAAATTGATActggaaaattgtgccaaacggCCACCAACAATATATAATCAACAAAGATATttg TTGGTCACTAAATATATTCAACAATGGGGCTTCATATGCGCCATAACCGTTACTCTCTTTGTTGGTATTCTAAGATTGCATGGTTTTGGCATATCATCAGAATCCATATATCATGAGACTTGGAGAGATGTCCTCATTGAAGCACCAGGTGCCGCTGTTATACCAATGTTGCCTTTAATATTTCCTCTTCTGTGGATTTCAATGAATCTTTGGGGTGTTGCACGATTGCAGTGTTTTTTGAGAACTCCGCAACTTGTAGTGGGCAAGGACTCGGAGAAATCCTTTGAAGAAGATGATATGCCCTCGTTTGATTATGAGAACTTGGCATTACATCGTTCAAAAGTGTTTCGTAATTGGCTGCAATTGTGGCGTGGCAACAGTGAACTATTGCCAAGATCGGCGAATTTGGTTCAAGTTTTAGGTTCCATAACGGCATTGTGTTGTGTAGATAAAAAGGGTATATTGTCTTGGCCCAATCCAACAGCTGAAAAAGTATTCTTCTTGCATGACACCGATGAAGATGATTTGGAAGAGAAAAGCTGTCAAACTTCAATGAATTCCGAAACAGATATGCCCGATCATGCTGTGCCAAAGGGTAATGGTATAGTGGCTGAAGTATTGGATCTAACACATGATCAACACTGTCCATTTCGTTTGGAATTTGACGATCAAGAATGGAAGAATCATATAAAATCATTGAAACCATTGG GCCTAGCAATACTTCTTAATACTTGTTCTCCTTTGACCCATGTACATTATGCTCAATTTTGTGGTCATGTCACTGCCGTTGCTATGCTAGATACAAATTTAGTTCCTGTCACAAACCG ACGGTGCCTTTGCGAATTGGCCAAACAAATAGGTTTTACTGATCATGCCACTGATCGTTTTAGTTTAGAGGGCCAACTGGCCACCTATAGACATTTG CAACCTGATGTGGTGCGTCGTGATATACGTTTTGCTCGTCAGTTGCAATTGTCATCCAAGGTTAAGGTGCCATTTCCTCATTCATTATCGGTGGTAATGCGCGAAAATCCCGGTGGCTATTTATCACTATTCACCCAAGGAACTGCTGACATTATTTTGGATTACTGTGATGATTTCTGGGATGGTATAGATTTGCGTCCTCTGTCGCCACAAGATCGTAAAAAGGCCTTGGATTTCTATCAACGCAGTGCATTGACTGCCTATTGTACTGCTTTTGCCTATCGGCCCCTGAGACATGGCATTAATGGTGCCCTTAGTGGCGGACCCAACAATGGTGGAAGTTTGGCTTATCTTGAGTTGCCACCGGAGTCGAAATTGCGTATGCAACATGTCGATAAATTGCATTGTGACTTCGAATGTGGCGGTGGCCATGGCAAATTAAGCCATAGCATTAGCACTGACTCTTTGTTGTTTTCGGAAGGAAAAGAGGAAGACATTAACGACGTGGAGGGATGCTTTGAGATGCAGTGTCATCAGGTGTTTATAGGCATGGTGACAATGCAGTATCAGGCTCAGACAGATATAGTACAGTTAGTGGAACGTCTGGAAAGGGCCTGTATACGTTTTGTCCATTTCAGTAAAGAGAACGAATTGCGGTCCCGTGTCTTTTCCGAGAAAATGGGTCTGGAATCCGGTTGGAATTGCCACATTTCATTGTTGAGTGAAACGGACGACAAATCGGGCAATGCGGCGATGCAATCGCCCAAAACTATGGGTAAAACAGATCTCACTACCATGCCAACCAATGTCAATTCAGTGTCAGCCAATCCTCCCATTACATCGAGCTCTCATGTTAACACCACAAATATCACAACAGTCCATACAACCACCTCAACCACAAACTCCTCCACATgtgctactactactactaataataataataatctaaATAATCCAACCATTATCGCAACCACCACTACCAATTCCACCTCCAATAACCGCTCATCAGTAATATCTCATAATGCAAATGACTTCATAATGACCTCCACCAATACTACCACGACTGCTATCATAACGACAACATCAGCTACATCAGACATTCATGATAATCCCATTGCAATCAATATTTTAGGTAATGTTGTCACAGACGATGAATCATCCGACCTGAATTATTTGCTACCGCCTGTTACCAATCTTGAGTCTTCCAAAACGTTAAGCTCCTCCGCCCCAGGTGCTATATCCGATCACGACTGTACCCTTTTAAATGCCAATGGAGGAAATCATGAGACTTATTCTAATGAGAGTTTGGCTGGTTCCCGTGAATCCCATGAATCCAGCAATGACAGACGACGCCAATCCCAAGATTCGGCTTTGGATGAAAATTGCCGTTCCATAAGTATTCTAACCGAGAGTACAGAGCAAAGTGCCCCGGTACACTTTGATATGTCCAATCGGGCAAAATTACCCAGGGGCATTGAAAATATAAGACCCCATTTGGAAAAAGTAGATAATGTTCCTTTGCAAGTATCCTTGTTTACTGATTGTTCGGCAGAAGCTACTCGGCAAATGTTGGATATAATGCAGTCGTATGGTGAAATAGTAGTTTGTCTAGGTTCATCAGCCtcaaatgctaatgctgaaataTTTCTGCAGGCCGATTGTAGCATTGCCGTGGAACCCTTGTATCCCCAAGTGTGTCAGGATATTGAAGCTTATACCGAAGCGAACATAATGAACAATAAGCTAAAAGCAAAACGTAAGAAAATGTCGGCATCCACACCGCTAGACTTGGCAGACGAACATGGTGTTGCCGAAGAATTGTTGGAGACCGGACAATATGGAGGATGTTCAAGTAGTTCACGACCCATGCAATGTCCTGGAAATACTGTTTCACCCATTTATTTGAGTCGCCTACTAAACTCACTACCTTGTTCCATATCAGTTAAACGGGAAGATCCTCTATCACTGGTTGCCATCATCGAATTGTCAAGGCGTTTCTCATCTGGCCTCTGgaattgtatacaattttgggCTTGCTGTGCAGGCTCTTTATCACTGATCAATATTCTAAGTGCTTGTCTGAGTTTACGACCAATCCTAACACCTCTTATGGTTATATATCTGATGTCCATACCGGTTCCTTTAATTTCATTGGCATTGGCGCATATCGATTTGGATCCGAAAATTATGAATAGAGCTACGGGTAAAAAACAAACGGAATATGATTCAAGAGTATTTGGATTTGTTTTATGGTGTTATGGATGTAAATTCCTCGCTCCAGTATTAATTATG ATTCTTTCATATTGTGCATTTATGGATCATCCCTTCAAAATAATGGATGTGGAGGAAGATGATAAACATATCAATCTGGAAATTGCACGTATCTTTGCCATGTTGGGTATATTATTACATTTTG CTACGGTGTCGGCTTCCTTTGTTCATCGTGATCATTCGATGTGGCAAAAAAATCCATTTCGTAATAGCATTTGGGCCTTGAGCTGTTTTTGCATTCTTCTGTTTCATACTTTGGTGTGTATCGGGCAAATTCTATGTGACGATGAGTTACGAGATCAAGTTGCCGAAGCTTGGCCCGCTATAGTTTTTCTATTTTGTGGCATTTTTATAAGTCTGATTGTATCGGAAATTTGTAAATGGCAAGAAATAAA AATTAATACCCGTTATCAAAGACGTGCACGTTTGGACTTTGGTACTAAATTGGGTATGAATTCTCCATTTTAA